The Sulfurihydrogenibium subterraneum DSM 15120 region GTAAAAAATCTCCGCTGAATTTTCTAAGGTTGATGTATATTTTAAAGCTTCGTTTAAACTTTTTCCAACTGCAAAACTACCGTGAGACCTAACTACAGATATAACATAACCTTTTTTAAAAATCTCTGCCAGACTTTCTGCCAGCTCCACTGATGCAGAGGGTTTACTAACTATGCAAGTAGGAACTTTTTTTATAAATAGTTGTCCTTCTATGTCAATAGGCTCAAACTCTTCTAAAAAGTAAGCCAATGTGGTAGCTGTTATCGGGTGAGCGTGGACTATCGCAGATACTTCAGGATTTCTTTTGTAAATTTCTCTGTGGACTATAAGCTCTATGGAGGCTTCTTTGTCTTGGTGTGTTTGTTGAAAAAGTGGGAGTTTTATAATGTCTTCTTCTGTTAAGAAGCCTGCCATTCTTCCAGTTTTAGTTATGTAGATGTAATCTCCATCTCTTACACTTAAATTTCCACCATGAGATGAAACTAATCTAAGCTGATGTAAAACCAATCCTGTAAACTTCATCTGCTGAATAAACTCATTCAAGCTTTAACTCCTAAAACGGATATTCCGTAATCTTTTGCTTTTTTTATAAATTGGTTTTTGTCTATTAAATAGGTTTTTCCTGATTCTACCGCTAAAACTTTTGCTTTTGCTTTTTTCATACTTTCTAAAGTTTTAACACCTATTACAGGCACGTCATATCTCATATCTTGATTTTTACGTGCTGCTTTACATACAACAGCCCCTTCACCTCCAAGCTCTCCACCTCTTAATATACATTTATCCGTTCCTTCTACTCCTTCAACTGCTATCACAACACCATCTTTTACAACAACAGTCTGTCCAATGTCAAGGTCTGCAACTTCTTTTGCTATCTTCATTCCAAACTCAATGTCTTTTTTTATATTTTCATCTTCTATCGGATTTACCAAAAATCCTTCTTCTACTAAAAGAGAAGATAGATAAGGAGTAGGGTCTATAAACTCAAATCCTTCTTTTTCAAGCTCGTTTATTATTGAATGAAGAATTGATTTTGCTCTCTTGTCTTTTAGTGAAAATAAAAAATTTTTTGCCCTTTCATCAAATTTGTGAAGATGAAACAGTATGGAGCTGTGCTCTATTTTTCCAAGCATTACTAACTTTTTAATGTTTTCTTTTTTTAATGTATCTATTATTTTTTGTGCTTCTGTAAAAGAAAACCAGTATGTTTTTCCGTACTTTTCTAACTCTTTACTTGCAGATGATTTTATGGCTATTATAGTTAAGTCTTGATTTTTTTCAAAAGCTGACTTTGCGAAGGTTAACGGAAGGTCTCCCCAACCTGCAATAAGTGCGATTTTATCACTCTTCATCTGTAAGTAGTAATTTTCTTTTTGATGCGTCGGGAGCTATTCCTCTTTTTGTTGTTTTTACAAAATTTAATAAATTTTCTACTTCAGGAGTTTTTGGAAGATTCTCTTCAACTATCTTTATACCTTCTGTTATTGTAGAAGAAGTTCTAAATAAGATTCTGTAAGCTTCTTTTATTATTTTAATCTGTTCTGAGGAAAATCCTCTTCTTTTTAGTCCTACTAAGTTTAGTCCGTAAAGTAAAACATGGTTTTTTGATGCTCTTGTGTAAGGTGGTACATCTTTGTCTACTGCAGAAGCTCCGCCAACCATTGCATAGTCCCCAATTCTGCAAAACTGATGAATTGGTGTTAGTCCTCCTACAAAAACGTAGTTTCCTATCTTAACGTGTCCTGCTAGCGTCACACAGTTTGCTAAGATTGTATCGTGTCCTACTTTACAGTCGTGGGCTATATGGACATAAGCCATAAGATAACAGTTATCGCCTATTTTTGTTATGCCATCATCAAATGATGTTCCTCTGTGGACTGTACAGTACTCTCTTAATACAGTATTATTTCCTATCTCTACGTAAGAGATTTCTCCTTTAAATCCAAGATGTTGAGGAATGCTTCCTATTACTGTACCTTCGTAAATCTGACAATTTGAGCCTATCTTTGTGTAGTTTTTTATCTTTACTGATGAGTGGATAACTGTATTATCTCCTATCTCAACTTCATCTTCAATAATAGAAAAAGGGCCAACTTTGACATTGACCCCTAACTTTGCTTTTTTACTTACAATAGCGGTTGGATGTATCTCTACCATAAATTTCCTTTATGCTAAAAGTGCTTTTAAAACTTCTTTTGGTTGAACTCCTACCCTTGTGTCAACAACTCTTCCATTTTTAAATACCATTATTGTAGGTATTGCTCTTATTCCGTACTTCATTGCAAGGTTTGGATTTTCGTCTGTATTTACTTTAACTACTTTTGCTCTTCCTTCCATCTCTTCCGCTATCTC contains the following coding sequences:
- a CDS encoding class II aldolase/adducin family protein: MNEFIQQMKFTGLVLHQLRLVSSHGGNLSVRDGDYIYITKTGRMAGFLTEEDIIKLPLFQQTHQDKEASIELIVHREIYKRNPEVSAIVHAHPITATTLAYFLEEFEPIDIEGQLFIKKVPTCIVSKPSASVELAESLAEIFKKGYVISVVRSHGSFAVGKSLNEALKYTSTLENSAEIFYRWKMISLMK
- the lpxA gene encoding acyl-ACP--UDP-N-acetylglucosamine O-acyltransferase; the protein is MVEIHPTAIVSKKAKLGVNVKVGPFSIIEDEVEIGDNTVIHSSVKIKNYTKIGSNCQIYEGTVIGSIPQHLGFKGEISYVEIGNNTVLREYCTVHRGTSFDDGITKIGDNCYLMAYVHIAHDCKVGHDTILANCVTLAGHVKIGNYVFVGGLTPIHQFCRIGDYAMVGGASAVDKDVPPYTRASKNHVLLYGLNLVGLKRRGFSSEQIKIIKEAYRILFRTSSTITEGIKIVEENLPKTPEVENLLNFVKTTKRGIAPDASKRKLLLTDEE
- a CDS encoding LpxI family protein; this translates as MKSDKIALIAGWGDLPLTFAKSAFEKNQDLTIIAIKSSASKELEKYGKTYWFSFTEAQKIIDTLKKENIKKLVMLGKIEHSSILFHLHKFDERAKNFLFSLKDKRAKSILHSIINELEKEGFEFIDPTPYLSSLLVEEGFLVNPIEDENIKKDIEFGMKIAKEVADLDIGQTVVVKDGVVIAVEGVEGTDKCILRGGELGGEGAVVCKAARKNQDMRYDVPVIGVKTLESMKKAKAKVLAVESGKTYLIDKNQFIKKAKDYGISVLGVKA
- the trxA gene encoding thioredoxin, yielding MAGKVISVNETNFEQEVLNSNVPVLVDFWAPWCGPCRLIAPIVEEIAEEMEGRAKVVKVNTDENPNLAMKYGIRAIPTIMVFKNGRVVDTRVGVQPKEVLKALLA